ATGGATCAGAAATCCTGGACATGGGAAAAATTATGCTTTAGAACTACTATGTCAAATTTACCAAAACTTGCAATATTTACACTAATATGTACCTCAAAACTTGTAGTATAGTCTATTTATATACTATTTATAGAATGAAAATCAGCATTTTGGAGGTGAATCTCAGAAAGAAACAGAATTAGATGAGGTAAggaaattaaattatgataatgCATGCCATCATCTATTAAAATTATCTCTCCTGAGGTAATGAATGACAATTAATATTGTGTGTTTAACTCCAAAGGTAGAACCTAGCTCCTTGTAATATTTGTAATGCACATCTAAGAAATAAATAGCAATGTTAAAGATGTTCACCAGGATATTTTAAAACGTGGTTGACTGTGAGATCAAATCTTGGAAGCCCAAAGCCTGCCTGGCTTTTATATTAAGTAAATGAACTGGACACAACCTACACCAGAGCAGACACTGTAAGCTGTTCACTTTGTGTCTGTGCAGGATCTTGTTGGGCTCTGCTTCTTTGAAATTTGAGTTGCTCTGGGTCCACTCAGGTCCTGCAAGGGATTTGCTATGGGTATGCTTAATTGGGGTCAGCTCTTTGGGTTATGTTTATGCACTGAAGCGTGAAGCAGAACCATCTTTAATCTTACCACTTGCAAGTCCCGCTCCTTCATTATTCCAATAATACGTGTCGAGAGATTTAGTCATGTAAGAAATGCAAACAAGCTGAATAGGAAATGAAGagtttttattatatactgGTATCAATggaggcaaaaaaaaaatatatatatatatcctccCTGTTCTGACGCCTATGAAATTAACTATATATGAACACCAAAATTACACATGCATCTCATGATTTCTATTGATAATGATTTCAGATCTCTGAGTTCACATTATCACAGACCAGTGACGCTGGAAGTATTTGGTTACCATCAGGAAGTCAGGAATCAGATTCgtgcaatttaaaaagaaaggCATTGGACAATTTTCTTTCCATATGTGGGGCTAGTCCTGTAAAGAAGACCTTATCATCTGATTGGAATGCTTGTTCAGAAAGAACTAAAAGAGACTACATTCTGAAAACCAAAAAATTCTTAGCTGAAGTTTTGAGTGTGTTGGCACCTGGACAACAAGAGCATGTTCTCGAGGCTGTCATAAAGAATGATGACAACTTTGAACCACAGTTTTTAGAGGATGTTGCAGCAAGTTATATGTCAAGTGTTGACTGGGGCACACAAAGACAAATCCTTTCTATAGTAGCCAACAAAGTTTCATACTGCAAGATGAAGAATCTGATTCCTAATTTATCACATTATAAGTTTGGTGCTGCAAGAAAACATGCATCAAGTGTTGGACAAGGACAGCAGGTACCTAATGAAGGAAGAACACGTGAGGGAATAACAAATGCCCAGATTAGTCATTTCTTAGACTTCATTACCAGCCCAGCAATAATGACAGATTTGCCCTATGGGGAATCCAACCTGAAACTATCAACTGGAGATGTTATCACTGTGCCAAAAATCATCCTAAACAGTATTAGATCTCATGTTATTGATCAGTATTTCAGTTACTGTGATGAAACCCTTTTCCAAGATAAAGCCAGTTATAGTTCATACATGCGTATTCTTCATTCTGTGGGACCAACTGTTCGCAGATCTATGAAAGGACTGGACAACTATGCAGCAGATGGCTCCAAAGCAATTGAGACATTGCAGAAAGCTGCGGAATTGTTTTGTAGATTGGGGAAAGGAAAATGTTGGCTAGATAACATTTGCAGAGTTCTCTCAACTTCAAAGCAGTACCTTTAATTAGAGTACAAGGTAAAAGACTTTTTggaatattattacttattaggtctGTTACTGTAGTTTGCAAAAATTTGTTGGGTCGGTACATTCCTGTAAACAGTCAGTGACAAACCtaaaaagttttttgttttgtcaaaggcctaaagtttgatatgtaatcaaacaaaagataatatataacaattaaattaataGCTTTATTCTCTAATTTTTTAATACCTTCCTCATCAGTCATCTATGCAAACCTTGATGCCATTGTAGAATATTGTAATATTACATCACaggcaaagggggggggggtcacttaaaatatttttgggcttaaaattaaaggtatggttgaacgCTTGTGTAAAAAATCGGCTCAAATAATGTTACGTCTGCCATGTTGacgtataaattttgacgctcgctgtgtaaagaaattcataaagCAATCATTTGACGTGATTCATTCAATGACGCCAAGACATTCTTGTCCAaggcaaaacaaaatttactgTTCATGCTGAAATAATACATGCAACATAAATTTCGGTCCTTAATTATGATCTTATAATGTCGCACTTTTAATGATgttatttttaaacagtttctagCTGACAACAGAATCTTAATTTCAATGTCTTATTTTTAGATGCATGTTATGAAAGACTCTGAAGTGGCAGACCACTGTTGCAGGTATGCTCTGTCAGATGGATCAGAGGATTATTCTTCCACATGCAACCATTTCCACTCAAATTCCTGCAGGCAGTGTGCAGAACTTCATGGAGTTTTAATAAGTCTTGTAGAAACATCAGAGCAAATcgaatatgaaaatgaaaaccaaAAGGATGATACCAAGTACATAGTGAGTGaggtatgtaaacaaacatttcaAGCAGCTCGGTTTTTACAATTCTGCCTAGGTCCGGTTTActctaaaaaatatatgttaaataaaacagaaatgcAACAATTTTGTTAATTCCTAAAAAGCAatgtgaaaatatttacaagcatATGAACCTAGTTGGTCTCGTAATCAACACTGGGTGGCATTATGGTTTGCAGATTGTATCAATCAAATTATCAGCTTTAACAATAATCATGTTACTTCATGAAAGGACCTCTGATCCATTTAAATTTCACacataatttatcatttatcacacataatttatcatttatcatttatcaaaGAAGCATATGTAAGATCTGATAACGCTGGCTGTTTCCATGGTACTGCATCCATATCTGCAATGCCATTTCTTTCCACAAAAATCAGATGCAGTCGCATGGATTTTGCTGACCCCCAAGGCGGGAAGTCCATTTGAGATAGAAAAGCGTCACATGCTAAGTCATTTATCAGACGCTTTGTAAACGAAGGAAATGATGTTTGCACGGCCATAGAATTCAAAGATGCTTTACACAAATCAAGCATGAAGAATGTTACAGTGGTAGTGGCACTACCTCCacagaaaattaatgaaaagacGACAGGAAGGGTCCTGAAAATCCCGAAGATTACTACATTAAACAACTTCAGTTTTGAGGAGGGAGGGAATTTTAGAGTTTGGAGGCAATATGGTGTAGGGAATGGCTGTCTTATTCCTGCCACTGATACAGTCAGTGAAGTGGCAGAACTACCAGTTCTTGACATGTTTGTTAGATCGACTCGGCAGCCAACTCATGATCTGTTTGTCAACACTGTTACTCCAGAATTTACATTACCTCCAGAAAACCATAGCGTTTCACTTCCTGATGATGTCAATATGATTCCAACTGAAGAAGTCTTAGAAGTTGAACCTATGTCAAGGTTGTTTCCATGCCCTGAGTGTACCAGAACCTTCCAGAAATATGGCAATTTACAAAGACATTTAGATGCAGGTTATCACACTACACCAGTCCATCCGCAGATATTGTCAGACAGATCAAAGATTGAGTATTCCAAACAGATGGAAAAAATTAATGTGAACACACCTTGTATAGAAAATGTGTCTTCAACAAATCAAATAGATCAGCTGAAACAAGGATGGGCCCTCAAGTCAAGACGAGAAATAAAAAGATTCACATCGGATCAGAAGAAGTATttggttgaaaaatttgaatttggtGAAAAAACAGGCCGAAAATGTGATCCAGAAGAAATAGCCCAACAGATGCGACATATAAGTAATGATGATGGCAAAAGGCGATTTTCTTCGGCAGAATTCCTTACGCCTTTGCAGATAGGCAGCTTCTTTAGCCGTCTTGTTCTGCAGAAAAGAAGAGCTGACAATAGTTTGTATAATGAAGATGATCTTCAGGCTGAAGGCATTGAACATGATTTTCAAGAACTTATGATGGCTGCATAATACTTTAATGCTCATATATACCATCACCATGAATTTAATCTTGTCAGTTAACcttatgaaaattgaatttttgtttttaaaatatgtgccTGAAATTAATACTTCAATAACTTCAGTTTTCTATAGTTCACTTCATTATCATATGCAAATACAATGTTAGAGAGAAGTAGAAGTACTTGTCTTGATTCAGAAAAGATATGTTTTGCATATGACAGCATCCTGAATGATATTATATACCTTTTTATTCAACATATTGACACAACGCAACGAAAGATTATGACCCTTATAATTTTTAAAGCAGATTTTGCCTTGTACATAAACCTTTATAATAAAAGCAATTAATACCAGGTACTTGTATATAATAGAAAGTTTGCTCATGAAATGCTCATAATTGCATTATACTAAAATTTTGTAGAGCATaataatgtacattttaaattttaatgctGTGTTGTGTTATATTTTTGACTTTTTTGACTTAATGATCATTTAAAATATGTCAATGTTGATAAACGAATGTCTAATGATTTAttacaccatgttcttttatagagttatttattcatatatattaatcaGCTATTGTAAACTATGATAACATGTAGATTATTATAAGTCATAGATCAACATTAAATCAATTGCAAAGATTTAATTTAATGCCAAATATCTCtctatttgtgtttattttacattaatcaTTGGAATAGGAAGAGAATCCAAGTAACTTCAATTATTTAGTTACTGTGGTAAGTTCTCCAGAAATTCATGTCTAAGTTTGAGAACTGCTTGAACAGGCCTGCTGACATAGACAATGAGTATCTATTACATAcagttaataaaattaaacaaatagatTAAGACTCATTGCACAGGCATTATTACATTCTTAATAATCGAAGAACttcataattcaaaacaatattttatcctatttttcacagtattcaGAATACctaaatgaaatgtaaaaatgttgaaGAATTAACCCtgtattttaagtgcaaaaaggtcatatTAAAGAAAACTGAGGACAaatattgacccccccccccttccccttttaaaaattgttttttattcagaTTATAATGGTGGgctaaaataaattattgatataCCGGTAAACACAATAAGGAGTTTAAGACCTGTTGATGAAAATTATATTCTGCTGTATATTTTTCCC
This genomic window from Crassostrea angulata isolate pt1a10 chromosome 8, ASM2561291v2, whole genome shotgun sequence contains:
- the LOC128160022 gene encoding uncharacterized protein LOC128160022 isoform X1 gives rise to the protein MSLCSFSSLDEIKCGCNGNISPNTNIVFSLCDSDITSHLQANHIPCSTIKTECDLIKARAGYYEENTNINNYVICPNHHFLLGKGWRRSRLCMAGAPLPNCSKKHKASTYNSISLLQSYEIWKQYKIVLPVGAGFCRQCRGDLNVHLTEKVQPDTIETSSSVENENQHFGGESQKETELDEISEFTLSQTSDAGSIWLPSGSQESDSCNLKRKALDNFLSICGASPVKKTLSSDWNACSERTKRDYILKTKKFLAEVLSVLAPGQQEHVLEAVIKNDDNFEPQFLEDVAASYMSSVDWGTQRQILSIVANKVSYCKMKNLIPNLSHYKFGAARKHASSVGQGQQVPNEGRTREGITNAQISHFLDFITSPAIMTDLPYGESNLKLSTGDVITVPKIILNSIRSHVIDQYFSYCDETLFQDKASYSSYMRILHSVGPTVRRSMKGLDNYAADGSKAIETLQKAAELFCRLGKGKCWLDNICRVLSTSKQYL
- the LOC128160022 gene encoding uncharacterized protein LOC128160022 isoform X2; amino-acid sequence: MSLCSFSSLDEIKCGCNGNISPNTNIVFSLCDSDITSHLQANHIPCSTIKTECDLIKARAGYYEENTNINNYVICPNHHFLLGKGWRRSRLCMAGAPLPNCSKKHKASTYNSISLLQSYEIWKQYKIVLPVGAGFCRQCRGDLNVHLTEKVQPDTIETSSSVEISEFTLSQTSDAGSIWLPSGSQESDSCNLKRKALDNFLSICGASPVKKTLSSDWNACSERTKRDYILKTKKFLAEVLSVLAPGQQEHVLEAVIKNDDNFEPQFLEDVAASYMSSVDWGTQRQILSIVANKVSYCKMKNLIPNLSHYKFGAARKHASSVGQGQQVPNEGRTREGITNAQISHFLDFITSPAIMTDLPYGESNLKLSTGDVITVPKIILNSIRSHVIDQYFSYCDETLFQDKASYSSYMRILHSVGPTVRRSMKGLDNYAADGSKAIETLQKAAELFCRLGKGKCWLDNICRVLSTSKQYL